In Pyrus communis chromosome 1, drPyrComm1.1, whole genome shotgun sequence, the following are encoded in one genomic region:
- the LOC137743346 gene encoding aldehyde dehydrogenase family 2 member C4, which translates to MGSDFNGTSASDSFVKTPTIKFTQLFINGEFLDSVSGKTFETIDPRTGDVITRVAEGDKEDVDLAVKAARAAFDHGPWPRLPGAERGRIMMKFADLIDKHVEELAILDTVDAGKLFSMGKTIDIPQVAEMVRYYAGAADKIHGEVLKMSRELHGYTLLEPIGVVGLIVPWNFPSTLLFGKVSPALAAGCTMVIKPAEQTPLSALYYAHLAKLAGVPDGVLNVITGFGKTAGAAISYHMDIDKVSFTGSTEVGREVMQAAAKSNLKPVSLELGGKSPLVIFDDADINMATDLALLGILFNKGEICVASSRVYVQEGIYDEFVKKLQEKAKDWVVGDPFDPNVRQGPQVDKKQFEKILSYIEHGKKEGATLLTGGKPVGNKGYYIEPTIFTDVKDNMLIAQDEIFGPVMALMKFKTIAEAIQRANNTKYGLAAGIITKDLNVANTVSRSIRAGIIWINCYFAFDRDCPYGGYKMSGFGRDFGMQGLHEYLHTKSVVTPLFNSPWL; encoded by the exons ATGGGGAGTGATTTCAACGGCACCTCTGCTTCCGACTCCTTCGTCAAGACTCCCACAATAAAGTTCACCCAGCTGTTCATCAATGGCGAATTCCTCGATTCCGTTTCAG GTAAAACATTTGAGACGATAGATCCAAGAACAGGGGACGTGATAACCAGAGTTGCAGAAGGAGACAAGGAAGATGTTGACTTGGCAGTCAAGGCGGCGCGTGCTGCCTTCGACCATGGCCCTTGGCCTCGCTTGCCTGGCGCT GAGAGGGGAAGGATAATGATGAAGTTTGCAGACTTAATTGACAAACATGTAGAAGAACTAGCTATCTTGGATACTGTTGATGCGGGGAAGTTGTTCAGCATGGGCAAGACCATTGACATACCGCAGGTAGCAGAAATGGTACGTTATTATGCAGGTGCAGCTGACAAAATCCATGGAGAGGTGCTCAAAATGTCGCGCGAACTTCATGGTTATACGTTGCTTGAACCCATTGGTGTTGTGGGGCTCATTGTTCCCTGGAATTTCCCGAGCACCCTGCTTTTCGGAAAGGTCAGCCCTGCCTTGGCTGCTGGATGCACCATGGTCATCAAACCTGCTGAGCAAACACCTCTATCTGCATTATACTATGCTCATCTGGCTAAGTTG GCTGGTGTTCCTGATGGAGTGCTTAATGTCATAACCGGATTTGGAAAGACAGCTGGTGCTGCCATCAGCTATCATATGGACATTGACAAA GTCAGTTTTACTGGTTCCACCGAGGTAGGGCGCGAAGTAATGCAGGCTGCAGCAAAGAGCAATCTGAAGCCAGTTTCACTTGAACTAGGAGGCAAATCACCCCTTGTGATTTTTGATGACGCTGATATAAATATGGCAACTGATCTTGCTCTCTTGGGAATCCTTTTCAACAAG GGAGAAATTTGCGTGGCTAGTTCTCGTGTTTATGTTCAAGAAGGGATTTATGATGAATTTGTAAAGAAGTTACAAGAGAAGGCGAAAGATTGGGTAGTTGGGGATCCTTTTGATCCTAATGTCCGTCAAGGACCACAG GTTGATAAGAAACAGTTTGAAAAAATCCTATCCTACATTGAGCATGGGAAGAAGGAAGGAGCCACATTGTTAACAGGGGGCAAGCCTGTGGGCAACAAGGGATATTACATTGAGCCTACAATATTTACTGATGTCAAG GATAACATGCTCATAGCCCAGGATGAAATATTTGGACCAGTAATGGCGCTGATGAAGTTCAA GACAATCGCGGAGGCGATACAGAGAGCCAACAACACCAAATACGGGCTAGCAGCAGGGATCATAACCAAGGACTTGAATGTGGCCAACACTGTCTCAAGGTCGATCCGCGCAGGTATTATTTGGATCAACTGCTACTTTGCTTTCGATCGAGACTGCCCTTACGGAGGGTATAAGATGAGCGGGTTCGGAAGAGACTTTGGAATGCAGGGCCTGCACGAGTATCTCCATACCAAATCTGTTGTCACTCCCCTTTTTAACTCTCCCTGGCTCTAA
- the LOC137734754 gene encoding LOW QUALITY PROTEIN: DNA mismatch repair protein MSH7 (The sequence of the model RefSeq protein was modified relative to this genomic sequence to represent the inferred CDS: inserted 2 bases in 1 codon), with the protein MQRQQSILSFFKKPSPEKQSSDAATAPNGRRASQLPVTQQEQKTSVSKHTTVALEVTGTDTPPEKAPRQILPVNVESLKESSPFGRIMLKFMKVDDTQKAPQSQRKQSNAGSSNGCTESGKFTEPQGLCEQAVASQHFLFNKNVTNSNXRTGEASVVHIDSDIVGPETPGAQRLVPRMKRIQDDIPKFGDKLNGPLQNSSKRVKLLQEPAVALDKSNGEASDMASKFEWLDPSRIRDGNRRRPDDPLYDKTTLYIPPDALKKMSASQRQYWDVKCQYMDVVLFFKVGKFYELYELDAEIGHKELDWKMTLSGVGKCRQVGISESGIDDAIEKLVVRGYKVGRIEQLETSDQAKARGAKAVIPRKLVQVVTPSTTTDGNIGPDAVHLLALKEVSSEVHNGSVVYGFAFVDCAALKFWIGAISDDASCAALGALLMQVSPKEVIYESRGLSREAQKALKKYSTGSAALQLTPVQSLTDFLDASEVRNVIQLKGYFKGSSNSWNHGLDSEIHHEITLSALGVLIGHLSRLMLDDALRNGDILPYQVYRGCLKMDGQTLVNLEIFSNNADGGPSGTLYAYLDNCVTSSGKRLLRKWLCHPLKSVEAINNRLDVVEDLLVHPEMIPLIAQYLRKIPDLERLLGRIRASVQSSASLLLPLFGKKVLKQRVKVFGTLVKGLRSGLDLLKLLQNEGHIIERLSKVFKVPSLSGSDGLDQHLTQFEAAVDSEFPNYQNHEATDSHAETLSILIELFIEKVKEWSDAIHAINCIDILRSFAVTASFPSGTMSRPVILPQSEDMTLNGENQSPTLATKGLWHPFALGENGGLPVPNDMVLGEGTDGHHPRTLLLTGPNMGGKSTILRATCLAVILAQLGCYVPCETCVLSLVDVIFTRLGATDRIMTGESTFFVECTETASVLQHATQDSLVILDELGRGTSTFDGYAIAYAVFRHLVEKINCRLLFATHYHPLTKEFASHPHVTLQHMACSFKSKSACPSKSDQELVFLYRLTNGACPESYGLQVAMMAGIPEQVVEAASRAGQVMKKSIGQSFKTSEQRSEFSTLHESWLKTLLAATLTGNYNDEDCFDVLFCLQHELKSSYRSGN; encoded by the exons ATGCAACGCCAGCAGTCGATCCTCTCCTTCTTCAAGAAACCCTCGCCCGAAAAGCAGAGCTCCGACGCCGCAACTGCACCAAACGGCCGCCGAGCTTCTCAGCTTCCGGTGACGCAGCAGGAACAAAAGACCTCCGTTTCTAAGCATACTACGGTGGCTCTTGAAGTTACCGGAACTGACACTCCGCCGGAGAAGGCTCCACGTCAGATTTTGCCTGTGAATGTGGAGAGCCTGAAAGAGTCGTCTCCATTTGGCCGTATCATGCTTAAATTTATGAAGGTCGATGATACGCAAAAAGCTCCTCAGAGCCAGAg gaaGCAATCAAATGCTGGTTCCTCTAACGGTTGTACAGAGTCTGGTAAGTTTACCGAGCCTCAAGGATTGTGTGAACAAGCAGTGGCATCTCAACATTTTCtatttaacaaaaatgttaCCAATTCCAA GAGAACTGGTGAAGCTTCTGTTGTGCATATTGATAGTGACATTGTTGGGCCAGAAACGCCTGGGGCACAGCGTCTGGTTCCCCGAATGAAACGgattcaagatgatattccgAAGTTTGGGGATAAGTTAAATGGTCCGTTGCAAAATTCTAGCAAAAGAGTGAAACTTCTTCAGGAGCCAGCAGTAGCCTTGGACAAGAGTAATGGAGAAGCATCTGACATGGCTAGCAAGTTTGAGTGGCTTGACCCATCCCGAATCAGAGATGGAAATAGAAGGCGGCCTGATGATCCTCTCTATGACAAAACAACACTGTATATACCACCTGATGCTTTGAAGAAGATGTCAGCATCGCAAAGACAATATTGGGATGTCAAGTGTCAATATATGGATGTTGTTCTTTTCTTCAAAGTG GGAAAATTTTATGAGCTTTATGAACTAGATGCTGAAATTGGCCATAAGGAGCTTGATTGGAAAATGACCTTAAGTGGTGTAGGGAAATGTCGTCAG GTTGGTATCTCTGAAAGTGGGATTGATGATGCTATCGAAAAGCTGGTTGTGCGTGG CTATAAAGTTGGAAGGATAGAGCAGCTGGAGACTTCTGATCAAGCAAAAGCCAGAGGTGCCAAAGCT GTCATTCCGAGAAAGCTGGTTCAGGTAGTCACACCATCAACCACAACTGACGGAAATATTGGGCCTGATGCTGTTCATCTTCTTGCATTAAAAGAG GTGAGCTCTGAGGTGCATAATGGTTCAGTTGTATATGGATTTGCTTTTGTTGATTGTGCTGCTTTAAAGTTCTGGATTGGTGCCATAAGTGACGATGCCTCCTGTGCTGCTTTGGGGGCTTTATTGATGCAA GTGTCACCTAAAGAAGTTATATATGAAAGTAGAG GGCTGTCAAGAGAAGCTCAAAAAGCCTTAAAAAAGTACTCAACAG GTTCTGCTGCACTGCAACTGACTCCAGTGCAGTCACTCACTGATTTTTTGGATGCTTCTGAAGTTAGAAATGTAATTCAGTTGAAAGGGTACTTCAAAGGGTCTTCTAATTCATGGAATCATGGACTTGACAGTGAGATACACCATGAAATCACTTTATCTGCACTTGGCGTTCTTATTGGCCATCTATCCAGGTTGATG ttagATGATGCTTTACGAAATGGAGATATATTACCTTACCAAGTTTATAGGGGTTGCCTCAAAATGGATGGACAGACACTGGTAAATCTGGAAATTTTCAGTAATAATGCTGATGGTGGTCCATCAG GTACACTGTACGCATATCTTGATAACTGTGTAACATCATCCGGTAAGCGGCTTTTGAGGAAGTGGCTCTGCCATCCTCTGAAATCTGTTGAAGCCATTAATAATAGGCTTGATGTAGTTGAAGATCTACTGGTACATCCAGAAATGATACCACTTATTGCTCAATATCTTCGCAAGATTCCAGACCTAGAAAGGTTACTCGGACGGATTAGGGCAAGTGTTCAGTCCTCAGCTTCTCTCCTACTCCCGTTGTTTGGCAAAAAAGTATTGAAACAGAGA GTGAAAGTGTTTGGGACTCTTGTTAAGGGCCTGAGATCTGGATTGGATTTGTTAAAGCTATTACAGAATGAAGGGCATATCATTGAACGATTATCAAAAGTATTTAAAGTTCCAAGTCTGAGTGGCAGTGATGGGCTTGACCAACATCTTACCCAATTTGAAGCTGCTGTAGATAGTGAATTCCCAAATTACCAG AATCACGAGGCAACTGATTCACATGCCGAAACACTCTCCATCCTGATTGAGCTATTTATCGAGAAAGTAAAAGAATGGTCTGATGCCATACATGCAATCAACTGTATTGATATACTAAGATCTTTTGCAGTTACTGCAAGTTTCCCATCTGGGACCATGTCCAGACCTGTTATTTTGCCTCAATCAGAAGATATGACTTTGAATGGAGAGAACCAAAGTCCTACACTTGCTACTAAAGGACTATGGCATCCATTTGCTCTTGGGGAAAATGGAGGACTGCCTGTCCCAAATGACATGGTCCTAGGCGAGGGTACAGATGGCCATCATCCACGCACTTTACTACTGACTGGGCCAAATATGGGTGGAAAATCAACTATTCTTCGCGCCACATGTCTTGCTGTTATACTAGCCCAG CTGGGTTGTTACGTGCCTTGTGAGACATGTGTTCTCTCACTTGTAGATGTCATCTTCACACGGCTTGGTGCCACTGATCGTATCATGACTGGCGAGA GTACGTTCTTTGTGGAATGCACAGAAACAGCATCAGTTCTTCAACATGCCACTCAAGATTCTTTGGTTATTCTTGATGAATTGGGTCGTGGAACGAGCACTTTTGATGGATACGCAATTGCATATGCT GTCTTTCGTCATCTTGTCGAGAAGATTAACTGCAGATTATTGTTTGCGACTCACTATCACCCGCTAACCAAGGAATTCGCTTCTCATCCACACGTTACATTACAACACATGGCATGTTCTTTCAAGTCAAAATCTGCATGCCCTTCGAAAAGTGACCAAGAGCTGGTATTTCTCTATCGCCTTACCAATGGGGCATGCCCAGAGAGTTACGGACTGCAAGTAGCAATGATGGCTGGGATCCCAGAGCAGGTGGTCGAAGCTGCTTCAAGGGCCGGCCAAGTAATGAAGAAATCCATTGGACAAAGTTTCAAGACCAGCGAACAGAGATCAGAGTTTTCTACTCTCCACGAGAGCTGGCTGAAGACCCTGCTAGCTGCCACGCTGACCGGTAATTACAATGACGAAGATTGTTTTGATGTGCTGTTTTGTTTGCAGCACGAACTTAAGAGCTCGTATCGATCGGGCAACTGA
- the LOC137719935 gene encoding multiprotein-bridging factor 1c-like yields the protein MPSRNPGVIVQDWEPVVLQKKPKSSALRDPKAVNQAIRSGAPVQTIKKFDAGSNKKTTPVVSVKKLEEAAEPAALDRVSTEVRLAIQKARLEKKMSQAELAKRINERPQVVQEYENGKAVPNQAVLAKMERVLEKKLRGKVGK from the coding sequence ATGCCGAGCCGAAACCCAGGAGTTATAGTCCAGGACTGGGAGCCGGTGGTCCTCCAGAAGAAGCCAAAGTCCAGTGCCCTCCGCGACCCGAAGGCGGTGAACCAGGCGATCCGGTCGGGTGCGCCGGTCCAGACCATCAAGAAGTTCGACGCGGGATCAAACAAGAAGACGACACCGGTTGTCAGCGTGAAGAAGCTCGAGGAGGCGGCCGAGCCCGCGGCGCTGGACCGCGTCTCGACGGAGGTGCGACTGGCGATACAGAAGGCGCGGCTGGAGAAGAAGATGAGCCAGGCGGAACTTGCGAAGCGGATCAACGAGCGGCCTCAGGTGGTGCAGGAGTACGAGAACGGGAAGGCGGTTCCGAACCAGGCGGTGCTGGCGAAGATGGAGAGGGTTCTGGAAAAGAAGCTGAGGGGCAAAGTTGGGAAATAG